In Citrus sinensis cultivar Valencia sweet orange chromosome 4, DVS_A1.0, whole genome shotgun sequence, one DNA window encodes the following:
- the LOC102627087 gene encoding putative pentatricopeptide repeat-containing protein At5g08310, mitochondrial, translating to MALSKFEVPAPRNFYNSIKELYFGTKFERPICSNSQNNNTLPSDAFEITDKIISIFAKKPFSPNNPELIDLSPKLTNKVVENVLNKFRSWKLANFFFAWASVQRGYKHNIYTYNAMASILSRARRIPPLRVLAQDVVKSRCFMSPGALGFLIRCLGSVGLVEEANMLFDQVKREGLCVPNNYSYNCLLEALCKSCSVDLVEMRLKEMQDYGWGYDKYTLTPLLQVYCNSGQFDKALSVFNEIIDHGWVDEHVFSILLVAFSKWGEVDKACELIERMDDCNIRLNEKTFCVLIHGFVKKSRVDKALQLFDKMTKSGFASDAAMYDVIIGGLCKNKQLEMALQLYSEMRGSGITPDFEILSKLITSCSDEGELTLLVKEIWEDRDVNTMTLLCNSIMRILVSNGSIDQAYNLLQAMIKGEPIADVGVEMLMIFKGTVSPNTSSFDIVINTLLKDGKLDLALSLFREMTQIGCMQNVFLYNNLIDGLCNSNRLEESYELLREMEESGFKPTHFTLNSMFRCLCRRQDVVGALNLVRKMRVQGHEPWVKHNTLLIKELCKHGKAMEAFRFLTDMVQEGFLPDIVCYSAAIGGLIDIKRVDLALELFRDICAHGCCPDVVAYNIIISGLCKAQRVAEAEDLFNEMITKGLIPSVATYNLLINGWCKSGNIDQAMLCLSRMLEKESGSPDVITYTTLIDGLCIAGRPDDAIMLWNEMEEKGCAPNRITFMALITGLCKCDRPRAALVHFRMMKEKGMKPDMFVFVALISAFLSELNPPLAFEVLKEMVDEGNFPDPLDKNYLVVRDAILKLSEDTRTARPVKNLIKEGSIPTISLSDGGNEGRSRPTISSE from the coding sequence ATGGCTCTGTCAAAATTTGAAGTACCTGCCCCTAGAAACTTTTACAACTCGATCAAAGAGCTTTATTTCGgcacaaaatttgaaagacCCATTTGCTCAAATTCGCAAAACAACAATACTCTTCCGTCAGATGCCTTTGAAATCACTGACAAAATCATTTCTATCTTCGCCAAGAAACCCTTCTCTCCAAATAACCCAGAATTGATCGATCTCTCACCAAAGCTCACCAATAAAGTTGTTGAAAATGTGTTGAATAAGTTTAGGAGCTGGAAATTAGCAAACTTTTTCTTTGCCTGGGCCTCAGTCCAACGTGGGTATAAACACAATATATATACTTACAATGCCATGGCGTCGATCCTATCACGTGCTCGACGGATTCCCCCACTCAGAGTTTTGGCTCAGGATGTCGTGAAATCCCGGTGTTTTATGTCCCCCGGGGCTTTGGGGTTTTTGATTAGGTGTTTGGGTAGTGTAGGGTTGGTTGAAGAAGCTAACATGTTGTTTGATCAAGTTAAAAGAGAAGGTCTTTGCGTTCCGAATAATTATAGCTATAATTGTCTGTTAGAGGCTTTGTGTAAGTCTTGTTCAGTTGACTTAGTTGAGATGAGATTGAAAGAAATGCAAGATTACGGGTGGGGTTATGATAAATACACGCTGACGCCCCTATTGCAGGTTTATTGCAATTCTGGCCAGTTTGATAAAGCTTTGAGTGTTTTCAATGAGATTATTGATCACGGGTGGGTTGATGAACATGTATTTTCTATCTTGTTGGTTGCTTTTAGTAAGTGGGGTGAGGTGGATAAGGCATGTGAGTTGATTGAAAGAATGGATGATTGCAATATTAGATTGAATGAGAAGACATTCTGCGTGTTGATTCATGGGTTTGTGAAGAAATCTAGAGTAGATAAGGCCTTGCAGCTGTTTGATAAAATGACGAAATCAGGTTTTGCTTCTGATGCTGCTATGTATGATGTGATAATTGGAGGGCTCTGTAAGAATAAACAACTTGAAATGGCATTGCAATTGTACTCGGAAATGAGGGGATCTGGTATTACACCTGATTTTGAGATACTTTCAAAGCTTATAACTTCTTGTTCTGATGAAGGAGAACTGACCCTGTTAGTTAAAGAAATCTGGGAGGACAGGGATGTCAATACTATGACTCTCCTTTGTAATTCTATCATGAGGATTCTTGTCAGCAATGGTTCAATAGATCAGGCTTATAATCTGCTTCAGGCCATGATCAAGGGCGAACCTATTGCTGATGTTGGGGTGGAAATGCTCATGATCTTTAAGGGAACAGTTTCCCCAAACACCTCTTCTTTTGATATTGTAATTAATACTTTACTGAAGGATGGAAAGCTGGATCTGGCCCTAAGCCTCTTCAGAGAAATGACTCAAATTGGCTGTATGCAAAATGTTTTCCtttacaacaatttaattGATGGGCTATGCAATTCAAATAGGCTGGAAGAAAGTTACGAGCTTTTGAGAGAAATGGAGGAGTCAGGTTTTAAGCCGACCCATTTTACTCTCAACTCCATGTTTCGTTGTCTGTGTAGAAGACAAGATGTTGTAGGAGCCCTTAATCTTGTGAGGAAGATGCGTGTTCAAGGACATGAACCATGGGTGAAACATAATACCTTGCTTATCAAAGAGCTATGCAAACATGGGAAAGCGATGGAAGCTTTCAGATTTCTCACTGACATGGTTCAAGAAGGTTTCCTCCCTGATATAGTTTGCTATTCGGCAGCTATAGGTGGCCTAATTGATATTAAAAGAGTCGATTTAGCCTTGGAGCTATTCCGTGATATATGTGCTCATGGGTGTTGCCCTGATGTAGTAGCttacaatataataattagCGGGCTATGTAAGGCCCAAAGGGTTGCAGAAGCCGAGGATCTTTTCAATGAGATGATCACAAAGGGCCTTATTCCCTCTGTTGCGACCTACAACTTGCTTATCAATGGATGGTGCAAAAGTGGCAATATTGATCAGGCCATGCTTTGTCTTTCCCGGATGTTAGAAAAAGAAAGCGGCTCCCCCGATGTGATTACCTACACTACTTTAATAGACGGTCTATGTATTGCTGGAAGACCTGATGATGCTATCATGCTTTGGAATGAAATGGAGGAAAAAGGATGTGCACCCAACAGGATTACTTTCATGGCTCTTATTACTGGTCTTTGCAAGTGTGATAGGCCTAGGGCAGCTCTAGTTCATTTCCGTATGATGAAAGAGAAGGGAATGAAACCTgacatgtttgtttttgtaGCATTAATAAGTGCTTTTCTTTCTGAACTAAACCCTCCTTTGGCTTTTGAGGTATTGAAAGAGATGGTTGACGAAGGAAATTTTCCAGATCCGCTTGATAAGAACTATTTGGTAGTCAGAGATGCAATATTGAAATTGTCGGAAGACACTCGAACTGCTCGACCTgttaaaaatcttattaaaGAGGGCAGCATTCCAACCATTAGTCTATCTGACGGTGGAAACGAAGGTAGAAGTCGACCCACTATATCATCAGAATAA